DNA sequence from the bacterium genome:
GGACGCGGTAGGTCGGGTTTTCGCCGAACCGCTCCAACACGACGCGCTGCAGCAGCGATTTGTAATTCTCGAGGTTGCCGCGCGAGACTATTTTCTGGATGCGCCCCTCGAGTTGCTCGGTTATGAAATCCTTCGTCTCGTCGATGGTCGACGAGAGGTAGAGCGCGCCCACCAGCGCCTCGAAAATGTCGGAGAGGATGGAGGGTTTACGCCGGCCGCGGCTCAGGACCTCCCCTTTGCCGAGGTGCATAAGCCGATTCAGGCCCAACTCGGTCGCGATTTCGGACAGCGTGGTCTGGCTGACGACCTCGCTTTTGATCTTCGTCATGTCCCCTTCGTTCATGTCCGGGAAAGTGTTGTAGAGGTATTCGACGACGACGAGGCCTATGACGGAGTCGCCCAGGAACTCGAGCCGCTCGTAATCCTCGGTGTCTTGTTCCGACTCGTGGGCGAACGAGGTATGGGTCAGCGCCTGGTCGATGAGCGAGAGGTCGGCGAGGTGGATGTCGTGCTCTTTGCAGAATTGCCTGAGCTCCCGGAGGCGGTCTTCCGGGAGCTCGTCGTCGAAGAGGTAGCCTTCCAAAGGCTCCTGGCGGCCGAGTAATTTTTTCACGAAATTAGCCATAATCGATTGGCGGGGGCCCGTTATACGCGCTTGAACGCTAAGGTTGCGTTCTGGCCCCCGAACGCGAAGGAATTGGTGATCGCGACTTTCACGTCCGCCTGGCGCGCTTCGTTGGGGACGTAGTCGAGGTCGCATTCCGGGTCGGGATATTCGTAATTTATCGTCGGGTGGATTACGCCGTTTTTTATGGTAAGGACGGCGGCGACGCTCTCGATGCCGCCCGCGGCGCCGAGGAGGTGGCCGGTCATAGATTTGGTGGACGAGATGGGTATTTTGTACGCGTGGTCGCCGAACGCCTTTTTGATGGCTATGGTCTCGGCCACGTCGTTCAACGGCGTGGACGTGCCGTGGGCGTTTATGTAGTCGATGTCCTCCGGATTTACGCCGGCGTGTTCGATCGCCATCTTCATGGCGCGGGCGCTGCCTTCGCCGTCCGGGTCGGGTGCCGTAATGTGGTAGGCGTCGGCCGTTATGCCGTAACCGACTATCTCGGCATATATGTCGGCGCCGCGTTTCTTGGCCCGGTCGTATTCCTCGAGTATAAGTATACCGGAGCCTTCGCCCACGACGAAGCCGTCGCGCTCCCGGTCGAAAGGCCGCGAGGCGTGCTCGGGGTCGTCGT
Encoded proteins:
- the rnc gene encoding ribonuclease III — translated: MANFVKKLLGRQEPLEGYLFDDELPEDRLRELRQFCKEHDIHLADLSLIDQALTHTSFAHESEQDTEDYERLEFLGDSVIGLVVVEYLYNTFPDMNEGDMTKIKSEVVSQTTLSEIATELGLNRLMHLGKGEVLSRGRRKPSILSDIFEALVGALYLSSTIDETKDFITEQLEGRIQKIVSRGNLENYKSLLQRVVLERFGENPTYRVLTRRGPQHNAEFVVGVEIKGKVYGKARGRSKKDAEMRAAHKTLQLLRSKKRQRAPHQKETKAN